The following coding sequences are from one Salvia hispanica cultivar TCC Black 2014 chromosome 3, UniMelb_Shisp_WGS_1.0, whole genome shotgun sequence window:
- the LOC125216048 gene encoding uncharacterized protein LOC125216048 isoform X2 — translation MAATNAAATPPLESTSAPSEELAAKAVSKRYEGLVMVRTKAIKGKGAWYWAHLEPILVNNSDTGLPKAVKLRCSLCDAVFSASNPSRTASEHLKRGTCPNFASAPKPISSLPPSSASATLSPTSPHPPHNHRKRASSSSSGGGNGTSSVIPPLAIVDPSRFTVDLAYPPPSTSLIVTSGGASPSGLYGHQQQLVLSGGKEDLGALAVLEDSVKRLKSPKASPSPALSKAQVDSALDSLADWVYECCGSVSFSSLDHPKFKAFLNQVGLPAISKPDFAGSRLDAKYDEVKSKCEAKIRDAMFFQIASDGWKPHDFTRDGNLVNLSLNLPNGTSVFRRAVFTTGYVHSKYAEEVLWDTITDICDSNVRQCVGVVSDKFKAKALANLESQHPWMVNLCCQYQGFTSLIKDLGKELVLFKNVANNCMKLAAFVNNKSQIRHSFQKFQLQEYGHAGLLRVPFDASDFWAVYALVEDILSSARALHLVLSDESYKIEEPIAREVAETMRNPHFWNELEAVHSLVKLIKTMAQDIETEKPRIGQCLPLWEELKLKVKDWCSKFNIMVAPVEKVIESRFKKNYHPAWAAAFILDPLYLIRDASGKYLPPFKCLSHEQEKDVDKLIMRLVSREEAHIALMELMKWRTEGLDPVYAQAVQLKQRDPSTGKMRIANPQSSRLVWEAHLTELKSLGKVAVRLIFLHATSSSGYKRNSSLLRWVSAHSHSRVGMDRAHKLMFISAHSKREFGDDGDDKENELFGLANGEDDVLNEVFVDTSSVI, via the exons ATGGCCGCAACTAATGCCGCCGCGACGCCGCCGCTGGAGTCGACCTCGGCCCCATCGGAGGAGCTGGCCGCGAAGGCGGTGAGCAAGCGGTACGAGGGGCTGGTGATGGTACGGACCAAGGCGATTAAAGGGAAGGGCGCCTGGTACTGGGCCCACCTGGAGCCCATTCTCGTCAACAACTCCGACACCGGCCTCCCCAAAGCCGTCAAGCTCCGCTGCTCCCTCTGCGACGCCGTCTTCTCCGCCTCCAACCCCTCCCGCACCGCCTCCGAGCACCTCAAGCGCGGCACCTGCCCCAACTTCGCCTCCGCCCCCAAGCCCATCTCCTCCCTCCCCCCTTCTTCCGCCTCCGCCACTCTCTCCCCCACCTCCCCTCACCCGCCCCACAACCACCGCAAAcgcgcctcctcctcctcctccggcGGCGGCAACGGCACCTCCTCCGTCATCCCTCCCCTTGCAATCGTCGACCCCTCGAGATTCACAGTGGATTTAGCCTACCCGCCGCCGAGCACGAGCCTAATCGTCACCTCCGGCGGCGCAAGCCCCTCCGGCCTGTACGGCCACCAGCAGCAATTAGTCCTCTCCGGCGGAAAAGAGGATCTGGGCGCTCTAGCAGTGCTGGAAGACAGCGTGAAGCGCCTCAAGAGCCCCAAAGCCTCTCCCTCGCCGGCATTGAGCAAGGCCCAGGTCGACTCCGCCCTCGACTCCCTCGCCGATTGGGTCTACGAATGCTGCGGCTCCGTCTCCTTCTCCAGCCTCGACCACCCCAAATTCAAAGCCTTCCTCAATCAAGTCGGCCTCCCCGCCATCTCCAAGCCCGACTTCGCCGGCTCCCGATTAGACGCCAAGTACGACGAGGTCAAGTCCAAATGCGAGGCCAAAATCCGCGACGCCATGTTCTTCCAAATCGCCTCCGACGGCTGGAAGCCGCACGACTTCACCCGCGATGGCAATTTGGTCAATTTATCCCTCAATCTCCCCAACGGCACCAGCGTCTTCCGGAGGGCCGTCTTCACCACCGGCTACGTCCACTCCAAGTACGCCGAGGAGGTCCTCTGGGATACCATAACCGACATTTGCGATTCCAATGTGCGTCAATGCGTGGGCGTCGTTTCCGACAAGTTCAAGGCCAAAGCATTGGCGAATCTCGAGAGTCAGCATCCGTGGATGGTGAACCTCTGCTGTCAGTATCAAGGCTTCACTAGTCTGATCAAGGATTTAGGGAAAGAGCTTGTCCTGTTCAAGAACGTGGCGAACAACTGCATGAAGCTCGCGGCTTTCGTCAACAACAAATCCCAAATTCGCCACAGCTTTCAGAAATTCCAGCTGCAGGAATACGGCCACGCCGGCTTGCTGAGGGTTCCGTTCGATGCCTCGGATTTTTGGGCTGTTTACGCGCTCGTTGAGGATATTCTGAGCTCTGCTCGTGCCCTGCATTTGGTGCTGTCGGATGAGTCCTACAAAATAGAGGAGCCGATCGCTAGGGAAGTCGCGGAGACAATGAGGAATCCTCACTTCTGGAACGAGTTAGAAGCCGTGCACTCTTTAGTGAAGCTGATCAAGACAATGGCTCAAGACATCGAGACAGAGAAGCCGCGGATCGGGCAATGCCTGCCTCTATGGGAGGAGCTTAAACTCAAAGTGAAGGACTGGTGCTCTAAGTTCAACATTATGGTAGCACCCGTGGAGAAGGTGATCGAATCGAGGTTCAAGAAGAACTACCATCCGGCATGGGCAGCTGCGTTCATTCTCGACCCGCTCTACTTGATTAGGGATGCTAGCGGGAAGTACCTCCCGCCCTTCAAATGCTTGAGCCACGAGCAGGAGAAGGACGTGGACAAGCTTATAATGCGGCTCGTGTCAAGGGAGGAGGCGCACATTGCGCTCATGGAGCTGATGAAGTGGCGGACGGAAGGGCTGGATCCAGTGTACGCGCAAGCTGTGCAGCTGAAGCAGAGGGATCCGAGCACGGGGAAGATGAGGATTGCCAACCCGCAGAGTAGTAGGCTTGTGTGGGAGGCGCATTTAACGGAGCTCAAGTCGTTGGGGAAGGTGGCAGTTAGGCTTATCTTCCTCCATGCTACGTCGTCGTCTGGCTACAAACGCAACTCGTCGTTGCTGAGATGGGTGAGTGCTCATTCGCATTCGAGGGTGGGGATGGACAGGGCTCATAAGTTGATGTTCATATCTGCACATTCGAAGCGGGAGTTTGGCGATGATGGCGACGACAAGGAGAACGAGCTTTTCGGATTGGCAAATGGTGAGGACGATGTGCTCAATGAGGTTTTTGTTGATACTTCCTCTGT CATCTAG
- the LOC125216048 gene encoding uncharacterized protein LOC125216048 isoform X3: MAATNAAATPPLESTSAPSEELAAKAVSKRYEGLVMVRTKAIKGKGAWYWAHLEPILVNNSDTGLPKAVKLRCSLCDAVFSASNPSRTASEHLKRGTCPNFASAPKPISSLPPSSASATLSPTSPHPPHNHRKRASSSSSGGGNGTSSVIPPLAIVDPSRFTVDLAYPPPSTSLIVTSGGASPSGLYGHQQQLVLSGGKEDLGALAVLEDSVKRLKSPKASPSPALSKAQVDSALDSLADWVYECCGSVSFSSLDHPKFKAFLNQVGLPAISKPDFAGSRLDAKYDEVKSKCEAKIRDAMFFQIASDGWKPHDFTRDGNLVNLSLNLPNGTSVFRRAVFTTGYVHSKYAEEVLWDTITDICDSNVRQCVGVVSDKFKAKALANLESQHPWMVNLCCQYQGFTSLIKDLGKELVLFKNVANNCMKLAAFVNNKSQIRHSFQKFQLQEYGHAGLLRVPFDASDFWAVYALVEDILSSARALHLVLSDESYKIEEPIAREVAETMRNPHFWNELEAVHSLVKLIKTMAQDIETEKPRIGQCLPLWEELKLKVKDWCSKFNIMVAPVEKVIESRFKKNYHPAWAAAFILDPLYLIRDASGKYLPPFKCLSHEQEKDVDKLIMRLVSREEAHIALMELMKWRTEGLDPVYAQAVQLKQRDPSTGKMRIANPQSSRLVWEAHLTELKSLGKVAVRLIFLHATSSSGYKRNSSLLRWVSAHSHSRVGMDRAHKLMFISAHSKREFGDDGDDKENELFGLANGEDDVLNEVFVDTSSV, encoded by the coding sequence ATGGCCGCAACTAATGCCGCCGCGACGCCGCCGCTGGAGTCGACCTCGGCCCCATCGGAGGAGCTGGCCGCGAAGGCGGTGAGCAAGCGGTACGAGGGGCTGGTGATGGTACGGACCAAGGCGATTAAAGGGAAGGGCGCCTGGTACTGGGCCCACCTGGAGCCCATTCTCGTCAACAACTCCGACACCGGCCTCCCCAAAGCCGTCAAGCTCCGCTGCTCCCTCTGCGACGCCGTCTTCTCCGCCTCCAACCCCTCCCGCACCGCCTCCGAGCACCTCAAGCGCGGCACCTGCCCCAACTTCGCCTCCGCCCCCAAGCCCATCTCCTCCCTCCCCCCTTCTTCCGCCTCCGCCACTCTCTCCCCCACCTCCCCTCACCCGCCCCACAACCACCGCAAAcgcgcctcctcctcctcctccggcGGCGGCAACGGCACCTCCTCCGTCATCCCTCCCCTTGCAATCGTCGACCCCTCGAGATTCACAGTGGATTTAGCCTACCCGCCGCCGAGCACGAGCCTAATCGTCACCTCCGGCGGCGCAAGCCCCTCCGGCCTGTACGGCCACCAGCAGCAATTAGTCCTCTCCGGCGGAAAAGAGGATCTGGGCGCTCTAGCAGTGCTGGAAGACAGCGTGAAGCGCCTCAAGAGCCCCAAAGCCTCTCCCTCGCCGGCATTGAGCAAGGCCCAGGTCGACTCCGCCCTCGACTCCCTCGCCGATTGGGTCTACGAATGCTGCGGCTCCGTCTCCTTCTCCAGCCTCGACCACCCCAAATTCAAAGCCTTCCTCAATCAAGTCGGCCTCCCCGCCATCTCCAAGCCCGACTTCGCCGGCTCCCGATTAGACGCCAAGTACGACGAGGTCAAGTCCAAATGCGAGGCCAAAATCCGCGACGCCATGTTCTTCCAAATCGCCTCCGACGGCTGGAAGCCGCACGACTTCACCCGCGATGGCAATTTGGTCAATTTATCCCTCAATCTCCCCAACGGCACCAGCGTCTTCCGGAGGGCCGTCTTCACCACCGGCTACGTCCACTCCAAGTACGCCGAGGAGGTCCTCTGGGATACCATAACCGACATTTGCGATTCCAATGTGCGTCAATGCGTGGGCGTCGTTTCCGACAAGTTCAAGGCCAAAGCATTGGCGAATCTCGAGAGTCAGCATCCGTGGATGGTGAACCTCTGCTGTCAGTATCAAGGCTTCACTAGTCTGATCAAGGATTTAGGGAAAGAGCTTGTCCTGTTCAAGAACGTGGCGAACAACTGCATGAAGCTCGCGGCTTTCGTCAACAACAAATCCCAAATTCGCCACAGCTTTCAGAAATTCCAGCTGCAGGAATACGGCCACGCCGGCTTGCTGAGGGTTCCGTTCGATGCCTCGGATTTTTGGGCTGTTTACGCGCTCGTTGAGGATATTCTGAGCTCTGCTCGTGCCCTGCATTTGGTGCTGTCGGATGAGTCCTACAAAATAGAGGAGCCGATCGCTAGGGAAGTCGCGGAGACAATGAGGAATCCTCACTTCTGGAACGAGTTAGAAGCCGTGCACTCTTTAGTGAAGCTGATCAAGACAATGGCTCAAGACATCGAGACAGAGAAGCCGCGGATCGGGCAATGCCTGCCTCTATGGGAGGAGCTTAAACTCAAAGTGAAGGACTGGTGCTCTAAGTTCAACATTATGGTAGCACCCGTGGAGAAGGTGATCGAATCGAGGTTCAAGAAGAACTACCATCCGGCATGGGCAGCTGCGTTCATTCTCGACCCGCTCTACTTGATTAGGGATGCTAGCGGGAAGTACCTCCCGCCCTTCAAATGCTTGAGCCACGAGCAGGAGAAGGACGTGGACAAGCTTATAATGCGGCTCGTGTCAAGGGAGGAGGCGCACATTGCGCTCATGGAGCTGATGAAGTGGCGGACGGAAGGGCTGGATCCAGTGTACGCGCAAGCTGTGCAGCTGAAGCAGAGGGATCCGAGCACGGGGAAGATGAGGATTGCCAACCCGCAGAGTAGTAGGCTTGTGTGGGAGGCGCATTTAACGGAGCTCAAGTCGTTGGGGAAGGTGGCAGTTAGGCTTATCTTCCTCCATGCTACGTCGTCGTCTGGCTACAAACGCAACTCGTCGTTGCTGAGATGGGTGAGTGCTCATTCGCATTCGAGGGTGGGGATGGACAGGGCTCATAAGTTGATGTTCATATCTGCACATTCGAAGCGGGAGTTTGGCGATGATGGCGACGACAAGGAGAACGAGCTTTTCGGATTGGCAAATGGTGAGGACGATGTGCTCAATGAGGTTTTTGTTGATACTTCCTCTGTGTAa
- the LOC125216048 gene encoding uncharacterized protein LOC125216048 isoform X4: MAATNAAATPPLESTSAPSEELAAKAVSKRYEGLVMVRTKAIKGKGAWYWAHLEPILVNNSDTGLPKAVKLRCSLCDAVFSASNPSRTASEHLKRGTCPNFASAPKPISSLPPSSASATLSPTSPHPPHNHRKRASSSSSGGGNGTSSVIPPLAIVDPSRFTVDLAYPPPSTSLIVTSGGASPSGLYGHQQQLVLSGGKEDLGALAVLEDSVKRLKSPKASPSPALSKAQVDSALDSLADWVYECCGSVSFSSLDHPKFKAFLNQVGLPAISKPDFAGSRLDAKYDEVKSKCEAKIRDAMFFQIASDGWKPHDFTRDGNLVNLSLNLPNGTSVFRRAVFTTGYVHSKYAEEVLWDTITDICDSNVRQCVGVVSDKFKAKALANLESQHPWMVNLCCQYQGFTSLIKDLGKELVLFKNVANNCMKLAAFVNNKSQIRHSFQKFQLQEYGHAGLLRVPFDASDFWAVYALVEDILSSARALHLVLSDESYKIEEPIAREVAETMRNPHFWNELEAVHSLVKLIKTMAQDIETEKPRIGQCLPLWEELKLKVKDWCSKFNIMVAPVEKVIESRFKKNYHPAWAAAFILDPLYLIRDASGKYLPPFKCLSHEQEKDVDKLIMRLVSREEAHIALMELMKWRTEGLDPVYAQAVQLKQRDPSTGKMRIANPQSSRLVWEAHLTELKSLGKVAVRLIFLHATSSSGYKRNSSLLRWVSAHSHSRVGMDRAHKLMFISAHSKREFGDDGDDKENELFGLANEASS, translated from the exons ATGGCCGCAACTAATGCCGCCGCGACGCCGCCGCTGGAGTCGACCTCGGCCCCATCGGAGGAGCTGGCCGCGAAGGCGGTGAGCAAGCGGTACGAGGGGCTGGTGATGGTACGGACCAAGGCGATTAAAGGGAAGGGCGCCTGGTACTGGGCCCACCTGGAGCCCATTCTCGTCAACAACTCCGACACCGGCCTCCCCAAAGCCGTCAAGCTCCGCTGCTCCCTCTGCGACGCCGTCTTCTCCGCCTCCAACCCCTCCCGCACCGCCTCCGAGCACCTCAAGCGCGGCACCTGCCCCAACTTCGCCTCCGCCCCCAAGCCCATCTCCTCCCTCCCCCCTTCTTCCGCCTCCGCCACTCTCTCCCCCACCTCCCCTCACCCGCCCCACAACCACCGCAAAcgcgcctcctcctcctcctccggcGGCGGCAACGGCACCTCCTCCGTCATCCCTCCCCTTGCAATCGTCGACCCCTCGAGATTCACAGTGGATTTAGCCTACCCGCCGCCGAGCACGAGCCTAATCGTCACCTCCGGCGGCGCAAGCCCCTCCGGCCTGTACGGCCACCAGCAGCAATTAGTCCTCTCCGGCGGAAAAGAGGATCTGGGCGCTCTAGCAGTGCTGGAAGACAGCGTGAAGCGCCTCAAGAGCCCCAAAGCCTCTCCCTCGCCGGCATTGAGCAAGGCCCAGGTCGACTCCGCCCTCGACTCCCTCGCCGATTGGGTCTACGAATGCTGCGGCTCCGTCTCCTTCTCCAGCCTCGACCACCCCAAATTCAAAGCCTTCCTCAATCAAGTCGGCCTCCCCGCCATCTCCAAGCCCGACTTCGCCGGCTCCCGATTAGACGCCAAGTACGACGAGGTCAAGTCCAAATGCGAGGCCAAAATCCGCGACGCCATGTTCTTCCAAATCGCCTCCGACGGCTGGAAGCCGCACGACTTCACCCGCGATGGCAATTTGGTCAATTTATCCCTCAATCTCCCCAACGGCACCAGCGTCTTCCGGAGGGCCGTCTTCACCACCGGCTACGTCCACTCCAAGTACGCCGAGGAGGTCCTCTGGGATACCATAACCGACATTTGCGATTCCAATGTGCGTCAATGCGTGGGCGTCGTTTCCGACAAGTTCAAGGCCAAAGCATTGGCGAATCTCGAGAGTCAGCATCCGTGGATGGTGAACCTCTGCTGTCAGTATCAAGGCTTCACTAGTCTGATCAAGGATTTAGGGAAAGAGCTTGTCCTGTTCAAGAACGTGGCGAACAACTGCATGAAGCTCGCGGCTTTCGTCAACAACAAATCCCAAATTCGCCACAGCTTTCAGAAATTCCAGCTGCAGGAATACGGCCACGCCGGCTTGCTGAGGGTTCCGTTCGATGCCTCGGATTTTTGGGCTGTTTACGCGCTCGTTGAGGATATTCTGAGCTCTGCTCGTGCCCTGCATTTGGTGCTGTCGGATGAGTCCTACAAAATAGAGGAGCCGATCGCTAGGGAAGTCGCGGAGACAATGAGGAATCCTCACTTCTGGAACGAGTTAGAAGCCGTGCACTCTTTAGTGAAGCTGATCAAGACAATGGCTCAAGACATCGAGACAGAGAAGCCGCGGATCGGGCAATGCCTGCCTCTATGGGAGGAGCTTAAACTCAAAGTGAAGGACTGGTGCTCTAAGTTCAACATTATGGTAGCACCCGTGGAGAAGGTGATCGAATCGAGGTTCAAGAAGAACTACCATCCGGCATGGGCAGCTGCGTTCATTCTCGACCCGCTCTACTTGATTAGGGATGCTAGCGGGAAGTACCTCCCGCCCTTCAAATGCTTGAGCCACGAGCAGGAGAAGGACGTGGACAAGCTTATAATGCGGCTCGTGTCAAGGGAGGAGGCGCACATTGCGCTCATGGAGCTGATGAAGTGGCGGACGGAAGGGCTGGATCCAGTGTACGCGCAAGCTGTGCAGCTGAAGCAGAGGGATCCGAGCACGGGGAAGATGAGGATTGCCAACCCGCAGAGTAGTAGGCTTGTGTGGGAGGCGCATTTAACGGAGCTCAAGTCGTTGGGGAAGGTGGCAGTTAGGCTTATCTTCCTCCATGCTACGTCGTCGTCTGGCTACAAACGCAACTCGTCGTTGCTGAGATGGGTGAGTGCTCATTCGCATTCGAGGGTGGGGATGGACAGGGCTCATAAGTTGATGTTCATATCTGCACATTCGAAGCGGGAGTTTGGCGATGATGGCGACGACAAGGAGAACGAGCTTTTCGGATTGGCAAATG AAGCATCTAGTTGA
- the LOC125216048 gene encoding uncharacterized protein LOC125216048 isoform X1 codes for MAATNAAATPPLESTSAPSEELAAKAVSKRYEGLVMVRTKAIKGKGAWYWAHLEPILVNNSDTGLPKAVKLRCSLCDAVFSASNPSRTASEHLKRGTCPNFASAPKPISSLPPSSASATLSPTSPHPPHNHRKRASSSSSGGGNGTSSVIPPLAIVDPSRFTVDLAYPPPSTSLIVTSGGASPSGLYGHQQQLVLSGGKEDLGALAVLEDSVKRLKSPKASPSPALSKAQVDSALDSLADWVYECCGSVSFSSLDHPKFKAFLNQVGLPAISKPDFAGSRLDAKYDEVKSKCEAKIRDAMFFQIASDGWKPHDFTRDGNLVNLSLNLPNGTSVFRRAVFTTGYVHSKYAEEVLWDTITDICDSNVRQCVGVVSDKFKAKALANLESQHPWMVNLCCQYQGFTSLIKDLGKELVLFKNVANNCMKLAAFVNNKSQIRHSFQKFQLQEYGHAGLLRVPFDASDFWAVYALVEDILSSARALHLVLSDESYKIEEPIAREVAETMRNPHFWNELEAVHSLVKLIKTMAQDIETEKPRIGQCLPLWEELKLKVKDWCSKFNIMVAPVEKVIESRFKKNYHPAWAAAFILDPLYLIRDASGKYLPPFKCLSHEQEKDVDKLIMRLVSREEAHIALMELMKWRTEGLDPVYAQAVQLKQRDPSTGKMRIANPQSSRLVWEAHLTELKSLGKVAVRLIFLHATSSSGYKRNSSLLRWVSAHSHSRVGMDRAHKLMFISAHSKREFGDDGDDKENELFGLANGEDDVLNEVFVDTSSVSI; via the exons ATGGCCGCAACTAATGCCGCCGCGACGCCGCCGCTGGAGTCGACCTCGGCCCCATCGGAGGAGCTGGCCGCGAAGGCGGTGAGCAAGCGGTACGAGGGGCTGGTGATGGTACGGACCAAGGCGATTAAAGGGAAGGGCGCCTGGTACTGGGCCCACCTGGAGCCCATTCTCGTCAACAACTCCGACACCGGCCTCCCCAAAGCCGTCAAGCTCCGCTGCTCCCTCTGCGACGCCGTCTTCTCCGCCTCCAACCCCTCCCGCACCGCCTCCGAGCACCTCAAGCGCGGCACCTGCCCCAACTTCGCCTCCGCCCCCAAGCCCATCTCCTCCCTCCCCCCTTCTTCCGCCTCCGCCACTCTCTCCCCCACCTCCCCTCACCCGCCCCACAACCACCGCAAAcgcgcctcctcctcctcctccggcGGCGGCAACGGCACCTCCTCCGTCATCCCTCCCCTTGCAATCGTCGACCCCTCGAGATTCACAGTGGATTTAGCCTACCCGCCGCCGAGCACGAGCCTAATCGTCACCTCCGGCGGCGCAAGCCCCTCCGGCCTGTACGGCCACCAGCAGCAATTAGTCCTCTCCGGCGGAAAAGAGGATCTGGGCGCTCTAGCAGTGCTGGAAGACAGCGTGAAGCGCCTCAAGAGCCCCAAAGCCTCTCCCTCGCCGGCATTGAGCAAGGCCCAGGTCGACTCCGCCCTCGACTCCCTCGCCGATTGGGTCTACGAATGCTGCGGCTCCGTCTCCTTCTCCAGCCTCGACCACCCCAAATTCAAAGCCTTCCTCAATCAAGTCGGCCTCCCCGCCATCTCCAAGCCCGACTTCGCCGGCTCCCGATTAGACGCCAAGTACGACGAGGTCAAGTCCAAATGCGAGGCCAAAATCCGCGACGCCATGTTCTTCCAAATCGCCTCCGACGGCTGGAAGCCGCACGACTTCACCCGCGATGGCAATTTGGTCAATTTATCCCTCAATCTCCCCAACGGCACCAGCGTCTTCCGGAGGGCCGTCTTCACCACCGGCTACGTCCACTCCAAGTACGCCGAGGAGGTCCTCTGGGATACCATAACCGACATTTGCGATTCCAATGTGCGTCAATGCGTGGGCGTCGTTTCCGACAAGTTCAAGGCCAAAGCATTGGCGAATCTCGAGAGTCAGCATCCGTGGATGGTGAACCTCTGCTGTCAGTATCAAGGCTTCACTAGTCTGATCAAGGATTTAGGGAAAGAGCTTGTCCTGTTCAAGAACGTGGCGAACAACTGCATGAAGCTCGCGGCTTTCGTCAACAACAAATCCCAAATTCGCCACAGCTTTCAGAAATTCCAGCTGCAGGAATACGGCCACGCCGGCTTGCTGAGGGTTCCGTTCGATGCCTCGGATTTTTGGGCTGTTTACGCGCTCGTTGAGGATATTCTGAGCTCTGCTCGTGCCCTGCATTTGGTGCTGTCGGATGAGTCCTACAAAATAGAGGAGCCGATCGCTAGGGAAGTCGCGGAGACAATGAGGAATCCTCACTTCTGGAACGAGTTAGAAGCCGTGCACTCTTTAGTGAAGCTGATCAAGACAATGGCTCAAGACATCGAGACAGAGAAGCCGCGGATCGGGCAATGCCTGCCTCTATGGGAGGAGCTTAAACTCAAAGTGAAGGACTGGTGCTCTAAGTTCAACATTATGGTAGCACCCGTGGAGAAGGTGATCGAATCGAGGTTCAAGAAGAACTACCATCCGGCATGGGCAGCTGCGTTCATTCTCGACCCGCTCTACTTGATTAGGGATGCTAGCGGGAAGTACCTCCCGCCCTTCAAATGCTTGAGCCACGAGCAGGAGAAGGACGTGGACAAGCTTATAATGCGGCTCGTGTCAAGGGAGGAGGCGCACATTGCGCTCATGGAGCTGATGAAGTGGCGGACGGAAGGGCTGGATCCAGTGTACGCGCAAGCTGTGCAGCTGAAGCAGAGGGATCCGAGCACGGGGAAGATGAGGATTGCCAACCCGCAGAGTAGTAGGCTTGTGTGGGAGGCGCATTTAACGGAGCTCAAGTCGTTGGGGAAGGTGGCAGTTAGGCTTATCTTCCTCCATGCTACGTCGTCGTCTGGCTACAAACGCAACTCGTCGTTGCTGAGATGGGTGAGTGCTCATTCGCATTCGAGGGTGGGGATGGACAGGGCTCATAAGTTGATGTTCATATCTGCACATTCGAAGCGGGAGTTTGGCGATGATGGCGACGACAAGGAGAACGAGCTTTTCGGATTGGCAAATGGTGAGGACGATGTGCTCAATGAGGTTTTTGTTGATACTTCCTCTGT AAGCATCTAG